One Tachypleus tridentatus isolate NWPU-2018 chromosome 3, ASM421037v1, whole genome shotgun sequence DNA window includes the following coding sequences:
- the LOC143246791 gene encoding uncharacterized protein LOC143246791 encodes MYLEDRQRYNPPVTSNSMTPSIMTLAPPPSPVPLPVSSSSILPSQPKFNYNLDNKNDLNSHVTKNPRRLIERGNSDLSQRLKKKVKLCYSLETRVSEQLRRSAERDSYLCPSIHIESENQVDFQNTLHTSVGACSDASTDMECLVTSEGETDSCPEESNVTHFLTDSDCDVSTITVTLPEMLASSRNQVKDLKT; translated from the coding sequence ATGTACTTAGAAGACCGACAACGTTATAACCCACCGGTAACATCTAATAGTATGACACCATCTATAATGACGTTGGCGCCCCCTCCAAGTCCTGTCCCACTCCCGGTTTCGTCTTCGTCCATTCTACCTTCGCAGCCAAAATTCAACTATAATCTGGATAACAAAAATGACCTTAATAGCCATGTGACGAAGAATCCTCGTCGACTTATAGAACGTGGAAACTCGGACCTCAGTCAGCGGTTGAAGAAAAAGGTGAAACTGTGTTATTCTCTGGAGACGAGAGTTTCTGAGCAGCTGAGGAGGTCTGCGGAAAGAGATTCGTATTTGTGTCCAAGTATACACATTGAGTCGGAGAACCAAGTGGACTTCCAGAACACTCTGCACACTTCGGTCGGGGCATGCTCCGATGCTAGCACAGACATGGAGTGCCTCGTCACGAGCGAGGGTGAGACAGACTCATGTCCTGAAGAATCAAATGTCACTCATTTTCTCACTGATTCTGACTGTGATGTCAGCACCATTACAGTTACACTTCCCGAAATGTTAGCGTCAAGTAGGAATCAGGTGAAAGACTtaaaaacttaa